The Opisthocomus hoazin isolate bOpiHoa1 chromosome 30, bOpiHoa1.hap1, whole genome shotgun sequence genome has a window encoding:
- the DCST2 gene encoding LOW QUALITY PROTEIN: DC-STAMP domain-containing protein 2 (The sequence of the model RefSeq protein was modified relative to this genomic sequence to represent the inferred CDS: deleted 1 base in 1 codon), with the protein MKRPFCPPYSQQSLGEQQEPGRARPSMGLVSWLRNRRKSAAPLSEGRRPRQKRRSGEESTVRELGRSFGGLVLGLVLASLYGALVLLAQGHNVWYCLVTTISLGAGMGLGMAFSAKVRVIVLLSLPHAFTKEGKMLMLLLALGMAVQGPCTNILHNFSRSAESLSCGAELALNQTAEQLQRAREPLMNALAKIKDISQKAKVVSDHVRKLFRSVIDSVTYVARTIRTVWVWLAHMGHVCNRELGTPYRRCMRLFDEAQDNCKRTIPLLFFLCYIISAVRPLCGLANVTLFFCIVPLYIQSFLRRNIAVPINIALDRIRREFEFNISTTHRFEVNLNASKSLSEVALDIMESVRLHMEPARRFLALFTHFTFLAMLYLYLQALRYRHRYLRDDTFDNIYITRRFVELDLQRAEQGRPTALPLTVRERRRYVPPAAWWLSRPERLRYGLQLVGVLRHVVLGVCIILADYSLFWLLDLIRNQLQGEIVARAPVVMGVSVDGAGYTSDIFRDLVSAFDALQQGNVSVLSQRCLLHPVEPDYNTYISMGILYGICLFIALFGGHMARLRRAVCAAYYPSREQERTVFLHSTILARRAGLLRALRRATTRNAADAAEGNLLLYLTSRLPGFARLARFFGIQQKFCLGCGAAQQPDFTACLTPNCKGLYCSECSRTLRNVCTVCMGPLTYGDTSDEEMDSSDEEKVQLWLGALQNLEGQEKGRLLRRRIREVAGGRGGSRQLPPALAARLRAQLKDEASGESDGGDSRVDSEHSSVSSLDFSYQERHESSGSELEEVVAAQQPPSSKGMARSSMSPSPGLWCPQFNIHGAPRLSMPQSPGLQCPQPLDVPVPKPVVAPAPTPWCPQPFDVPIPRPVVAPAPTL; encoded by the exons ATGAAGCGCCCATTCTGCCCGCCATATTCCCAGCAGagcctgggagagcagcaggagcCTGGGAGAGCCCGTCCCAGCATGGGGCTGGTCTCATGGCTGAGGAACCGGAGGAAGAGCGCGGCGCCGCTATCCGAGGGCCGGCGTCCCCGTCAGAAGCGCCGGTCGGGGGAGGAGAGCACGGTGCGGGAGCTGGGCCGCAGCTTCGGCGGCCTGGTGCTGGGCTTGGTGCTGGCCAGTCTGTACGGGGCTCTGGTGCTGCTGGCGCAGGGCCACAACGTCTGGTACTGCCTGGTGACCACCATCAGCCTGGGCGCGGGGATGGGGCTGGGCATGGCCTTCTCCGCCAAGGTGCGGGTCATCGTGCTGCTCTCGCTGCCCCACGCCTTCACCA AGGAGGGGAAGAtgctgatgctgctgctggcgctgggcATGGCCGTGCAGGGTCCCTGCACCAACATCCTGCACAACTTCTCCCGCTCCGCCGAGTCGCTGTCGTGCGGCGCTGAGCTCGCGCTCAACCAGACGGCCGAGCAGCTCCAGCGGGCCCGGGAGCCGCTGATGA ATGCGCTGGCCAAAATCAAGGACATCTCCCAGAAAGCCAAGGTGGTGAGCGACCACGTCCGCAAGCTCTTCCGCTCCGTCATAGACTCCGTCACCTACGTCG cccgaaCCATCCGCACCGTCTGGGTGTGGCTGGCCCACATGGGCCACGTCTGCAACCGGGAGCTGGGCACGCCGTACCGCCGCTGCATGCGCCTCTTCGACGAGGCCCAGGACAACTGCAAGCGCACCAtccccctcctcttcttcctctgctacATCATCTCCGCCGTCAGGCCCCTCTGCGGTCTGGCCAACG TCACCCTCTTCTTCTGCATCGTCCCGCTGTACATCCAGTCCTTCCTCAGGAGAAACATCGCCGTGC CCATCAACATCGCCCTGGACCGCATCCGCCGGGAGTTTGAGTTCAACATCTCGACCACGCACCGCTTCGAAGTCAACCTCAACGCCAGCAAGAGCCTGAGCGAGGTGGCCCTGGACATCATGGAGAGCGTGCGCCTGCACATGGAGCCCGCCCGCCGCTTCCTGGCGCTCTTCACGCACTTCACCTTCTTAGCCATGCTCTACTTGTACCTCCA GGCGCTGCGCTACCGTCACCGGTACCTGCGGGACGACACCTTCGACAACATTTACATCACGCGGCGTTTCGTGGAGCTGGACCTGCAGCGGGCGGAGCAGGGCAGACCCACCGCGCTGCCGCTGACGGTGCGGGAGAGACGCCGCTACGTCCCCCCAG CCGCGTGGTGGCTGTCGCGGCCGGAGCGGCTCCGCTACGGGCTGCAGCTGGTGGGGGTCCTGCGCCACGTGGTGCTGGGGGTCTGCATCATCTTGGCCGACTACAGCCTCTTCTGGCTCCTCGACCTGATCCGCAACCAGCTCCAAGGGGAGATCGTCGCCAGGG CGCCGGTGGTGATGGGCGTCAGCGTCGACGGGGCGGGCTACACCAGCGACATCTTCCGGGATCTGGTCTCTGCCTTCGACGCCTTGCAGCAGGGCAACGTCTCGGTGCTCTCGCAGCGCTGCCTCCTCCACCCCGTGGAGCCCGACTACAACACCTACATCAGCATGG GCATCCTGTACGGCATCTGCCTCTTCATCGCCTTGTTCGGCGGCCACATGGCACGCCTGCGCCGGGCGGTGTGTGCCGCCTACTACCCGAGCCGCGAGCAg GAGCGCACGGTCTTCCTCCACAGCACCATCTTGGCACGACGGGCAGGGTTGCTGCGCGCCTTGCGCCGGGCCACCACGCGGAACGCGGCCGACGCCGCCGAAGGCAACCTCCTCCTCTACCTCACCTCCAG GCTGCCCGGCTTTGCCCGCCTGGCTCGGTTCTTTGGCATCCAGCAGAAATTCTGCCTG GGCTGCGGCGCGGCGCAGCAGCCGGACTTCACCGCCTGCCTCACGCCCAACTGCAAAG ggttGTACTGCAGCGAGTGCTCCCGAACGCTGCGCAACGTCTGCACCGTCTGCATGGGACCCCTGACCTACGGTGACACCAGCGACGAGGAGAT GGATTCCAGCGACGAGGAGaaggtgcagctgtggctggggGCCCTGCAGAATCTGGAGGGACAGGAGAAGGGGCGGCTGCTGCGGCGACGCATCCGGGAggtggcggggggccgggggggcagccGGCAGTTGCCCCCCGCGTTGGCAGCCCGGCTGCGAGCCCAGCTGAAGGATGAGGCGAGCGGGGAGAGCGATGGTGGCGACAGCAGGGTGGACAGCGAGCACAGCTCGGTCTCCAG cttGGACTTCAGCTACCAGGAGCGGCACGAGAGCAGCGGCAGCGagctggaggaggtggtggcggcccagcagccgcccAGCAGCAAGGGCATGGCCCG TTCCTCGATGTCCCCGTCCCCAGGACTGTGGTGCCCCCAGTTCAATATCCATGGTGCCCCCAGACTCTCAATGCCCCAGTCCCCAG gcctgcagtgcccccagcccctcgaTGTCCCCGTGCCGAAGCCTGTGGTGGCCCCAGCTCCAACCCCGTGGTGCCCCCAGCCCTttgatgtccccatccccaggcctGTGGTGGCCCCAGCTCCAACCCTGTAG
- the ZBTB7B gene encoding zinc finger and BTB domain-containing protein 7B, whose amino-acid sequence MAGPEDDLIGIPFPEHSSELLSCLNEQRQLGLLCDVTIKTQGLEYRTHRAVLAASSRYFKKLFAGPGPGQEVCELDFVGPEALGALLEFAYTATLTISSANMGEVLRAARLLEIPCVIAACVEILQGSGLEAPGPDDGDCERARRYLEAFAALPEGELPAPPPPRPAARRSKKTRKFLQTRGARLNNHAEEPPAEAEGCGSPPPPPPPPSPPLPYESFELPEEEELPPHPFPFPYQPPLSPEEAASDEDAIDPDLMAYLSSLHHESLAAGLDAPDKLVRKRRSQMPQECPVCHKVIHGAGKLPRHMRTHTGEKPFACQVCGVRFTRNDKLKIHMRKHTGERPYSCQHCSARFLHSYDLKNHMHLHTGARPYECYLCHKAFAKDDHLQRHLKGQNCLEVRTRRRRRDEPAPPPAGPPGLDLSNGRLEGLRLSLARYWGPGRPKEEEEEPEGEEEPQPDGGVAVETA is encoded by the exons ATGGCCGGCCCGGAGGACGACCTCATCGGCATCCCCTTCCCCGAGCACAGCAGCGAGCTGCTGAGCTGCCTCAACGAGCAGCGGCAGCTCGGGCTCCTCTGCGACGTCACCATCAAGACGCAAGGCCTGGAGTACCGGACGCACCGCGCCGTCCTCGCCGCTTCCAGCCGCTACTTCAAGAAGCTCTttgccgggccggggccggggcaggaggtCTGCGAGCTGGACTTCGTGGGGCCGGAGGCGTTGGGCGCGCTGCTGGAGTTCGCCTACACGGCCACGCTCACCATCAGCAGCGCCAACATGGGCGAGGTGCTGCGGGCCGCCCGCTTGCTGGAGATCCCCTGCGTCATCGCCGCCTGCGTCGAGATCCTGCAGGGCAGCGGGCTGGAAGCGCCCGGCCCCGACGACGGCGACTGCGAACGCGCCCGCCGCTACCTGGAGGCTTTCGCCGCCCTCCCCGAGGGCgagctgcccgccccgccgccccctcgccccgccgcccgccgcagcaAGAAAACCCGCAAGTTCCTCCAGACCCGCGGCGCCCGGCTCAACAACCACGCCGAGGAGCCGCCCGCCGAGGCCGAGGGCtgcggcagccccccgccgccgccgccaccgccctcGCCGCCGCTGCCCTACGAGAGCTTCGAGCTgcccgaggaggaggagctgcccccgcaccccttccccttcccctaccAGCCCCCCCTGTCCCCCGAGGAGGCCGCGTCCGACGAGGACGCCATCGACCCCGACCTGATGGCGTACCTGAGCTCGCTGCACCACGAGTCGCTGGCGGCCGGGCTCGACGCGCCCGACAAGCTGGTGCGGAAACGCCGCTCGCAGATGCCCCAGGAGTGCCCCGTCTGCCACAAGGTCATCCACGGCGCCGGCAAGCTGCCGCGCCACATGCGCACGCACACGGGCGAGAAGCCCTTCGCCTGCCAGGTCTGCGGGGTCCGCTTCACGCG gAACGACAAGCTGAAGATCCACATGCGGAAGCACACGGGCGAGCGGCCGTACTCGTGCCAGCACTGCAGCGCCCGCTTCTTGCACAGCTACGACCTGAAGAACCACATGCACCTGCACACGGGCGCCCGGCCCTACGAGTGCTACCTCTGCCACAAGGCCTTCGCCAAGGACGACCACCTCCAGCGGCACCTCAAGGGTCAGAACTGCCTGGAGGTGCGGACGCGCCGGCGTCGCCGCGacgagccggccccgccgccggccggacCCCCGGGTCTCGACCTTTCCAACGGGCGGTTGGAGGGGCTGCGTCTCTCCCTGGCTCGGTACTGGGGGCCGGGAAGGcccaaggaggaggaagaggagccggAGGGCGAGGAAGAGCCGCAGCCGGACGGCGGCGTGGCGGTGGAGACGGCGtag